The Amaranthus tricolor cultivar Red isolate AtriRed21 chromosome 2, ASM2621246v1, whole genome shotgun sequence genome contains the following window.
gaaaattacctaaaataattcaacatttcgtgatttttctacaataaacccagctattgattaaccataaatagtCTCAATTTAGGAGTAATTGCctaaagtaaacttgggtaacccgatacctgttatagtaggtaattcaccaaaaaattaaactgaaaattaatgtaaaactagtaaaatttacataaaaataaaaaatcaaaatcttttaaaaacattttaaatattttttcgacattttattttaatttatcgttttttttaaaaaaatttgtatagCAAGTAATCCGATTACCGGATTTACTCTACTAAAATACCCCCGAAGTTGGGAAGTTAATAGTCACTTTCCACACATAGTGCTAGGATTAAACCTTGCCAAGGCATTAACAAGAacatgtattaattttatttgttttagttATCAGTGATATAACTTATATGTTTCCGGAACTGCCCCTAATCTTTAAGTACCCCTGTTCTAAAGAATTAGTGATATTTGAGGAATGATGTTGTCATGACTAGATGTGAGAACAGGGGCATGCAAAGGTTTTAAGAATGTTGCAAGAATAGATCACAGACTAATATGATTTGCAAAATAATGGAATAAATCATCAATACTTAATATATCAAAAGGAAATCTttgtataaaataatagttatatttaGAGTTTTATTAATTCCTAACTTATTATTATAAAGGAAGGTTGTTAggttatttttaagaaagtgttagtttttttcttctagctagtttttgtataaataaggcttgttattattttttcctttcttatgatgttaatataatttaaaaatcagaaatttctcttgagttttatttttcatggtatcagagtttTATAGTTCAAAGTTGatcaagaaaattcaaaaacctAGACCATAATCTCGTCACTTACCAAAATATTGAAACCAAAAGATGAATGCTGAAAATGGTCCTGCAGACAACCAAGAAAACCAACAATCGAATCCAATGGATCAATTGTTGCAAATCATACAACAattaaacaaaccaaatcaaaatttCAATGAGTCTTCTAATCAAAATGTGATACTTACCGAAAAACTTAACAACCAAAATTATGTAAAAGGGTCAAAATTGATGTATTTGGCCATTAATGGAAGAGGATGGCTCAGTCATATCACTGCAGATCCTCTTTCCATGACTGATCAGGATTATACCAAGTGGGTACAAAAAGATTCATTGGTATTTTCTTGGATTATAGAAAATATTCATTAAGGTCTTATAAATCAATTTCTTGATTATACAACAACCAAAGATCTATGGAAGACATTGAAGCCCTACACAGCAGTGGAAAAGGtggttttcaaatattcaatttaaCTGTCAAAGCAATAAGTATCAAACAAAGGAAAGAttcaattgaaattttttatgggAAAATGGTATCTATCTGGAAGGAGATAGATAGAATGACTCCAAATCCAATGTCGTGTGCCAAGAATATCACTACATACAACAATATGGTGCAACAAACCCGTTTATATCAGTTCTTAGCTGGTATCACTGATAGTCTTGATAAAGAAAAAAGGGATATACTCAACCAAGATCCCTTACCAATTGTTGACCTGGCTTCACTCACAAATTTAAGAAGGGGGAAGGGTGCAAACTTAAGAAGGCCTTATATGGATTAAAACAATCTCCAAGAGCATGGTTTAGGAGATTCACTCTTACTATGAAGAGATTTGGGTATAGACAAAGTAATGCAGACCACACTTTATTCTTGAACACACGTGAAAAGAATATTACATGTCTAATAATATATGTTGACGATATGATAAAATAATAGGAGATGATTTGGAAGATATAGCAAAGTTGAAGGGAAAACTATttaaagagtttgaaatgaaaggTCTTGAAAATCTTAAATATTTCCTTGGAATAGAGGTTCTTAGATCAAAGCTCGAAATATTCATTAAccaaaagaaatatattcttGATCTACTTGCTAGTACTGGGATGATTGATTGCAAGCTAGCAGAAACTCTAATGATGGCTAATCATGGTTTACAAATTGTTGAGGGAGCTAAGTTGGCTAATAAAGAGCAATACCAGAGACTAGTTAGTAAACTTATATATCTTTCTCCTACTAGAGCATACATAGTTTACGCGGTAGGAATTGTAAGTAGATTTATGCATCTTCCTCAAACTGATCATCTTGAAGCTGTCATAGATATCTCAAAGGAACGTGTGGCCGaggtattttgtttaaaaagaaTGGTAATCTTGATTTATTAGCCAATACTGATGTCGATTGGGCAGGAGATAGAGATGGAAGAAAGTCAACCTCTGAATATTTTACTCTCGTTGGAGGTAATCTGGTGACCTGGGAAAGTAAGAAGCAAAAAGTTGTAACTTTGTTTAGTGTTGAAGTAGAATTAAGGGGTATTGCCAAAGGGTTAACTGAAATATTATGGCTCCAGAATTTGTTAGAAGAACTTGGTTTTCCTCGAACTAAACCATGTAAGCTTTATTGTGAAAATGAAGCTGCAAATAGTATTTCAGAGAACCCGGTTTAACATGATCGTATAAAGCATGTAGAAGTAGATCGTCACTTCATAAAAGAGAAACTTGAAAATAAAGTCATTAGTCTTCCATCCATCACATCCAAGGACCAGATTGCAGACATTCTTACAAAGGCAGAGAGAGCAAAAGTCCTTGAAGAGACACTTTGCAAGTTGGGTGTTCAAGATCCGATCTctcaacttgagggggagtgtagaaaataatagttatatttaaaattttactaaTTCCTAACTTCCTATTATTAAGGAAGGTTGTTAGGTTATTTTTATGAAGATGTTAGTTTTTTTTCTTTCGGTTAGTTTTTGTATAAATAGggcttgttattattttttcctttcttATGATGtgaatataattcaaaaattagAAATCTCTCTtgagttttatttttcaatctttatgTAATTATGCTCCCTTCTAAATTACAAGTTTGATATTCTAaattacaattaataaaaattagaattttattcttcaaaacaaaattaattagatTCGGACTAATATGTTCTAAATTTGAAATTTCTACTTGTTGGCttaagaatttaagatattATTTTCTGATTTGTTGGATGTGACTCATAATCAATATCCTAGCTTGGTATGCTTAAGGAAGTGTTGATCGGAGATATTGAAGTGTAAAAGGAAGAAAGTTGGGCATGTTTGTGTTGAAAGAGTTACTCCAGTCCATTTCTAGACTTGCTCCATAAATAGGTTGGTTTCATCATGAAGTTAAGAGTAAACGTGTGAGTGCCTCAATAAAGTTACAATTTAGTGAGAGGATTTGGAAGatttttccattttcttagaAATCCAATAGAGTATTTctctgttaaattaggctggacttattgtgaatgtcaacatattaacgggggacacaagtgcacacacttcataatcccaaaaccatatgacaatgggaagaaggtctctaatagcttataaagcgtgcacaccattttcaattttatcgatgtgggataactcatcccaacattCTCCATTGATTGTATTGCAAATAAACCTCTATAGAGGTTCTAAGATAATTGTTCTTGGTTTTTTCCCACCTGTAAAATCTTATGGTAATTAATTTctcattttgattttaaatgcaCTTTGCGCTTGTAATTAAATTTTgacttataaataaaatcaccACAACTACATATACAAATACAATATCCAACAAATAAATTACTAGCAATTATATAATTTCTTTGATCATAAGCTAATCAAACATCATTATTTTGAGAAATTCTTAAAGGAGAATTTCGACAAACCGGACAAGAAGCATTCAATTGAAGCCATTCATCAATACATTCAGCATGGAAACAATGACTGCAACTTGGTATAGTCCTAAGACTTTCCTTAGGCAAATATTCTCCTAAGCATATAGGACAATGCAGATCGTCGGGCTTAGGTAACCTTCGGCTTGATCCTACTACGACTTTTGGGTACGACTCGATTATGGATCGATCGAGACCGTGGACGATAACACTTTGAAGTTGTGTATGAGTATTATCCTGAAGGGCTATTGCGGGTGTAACGCCTGAACCATGACTTCTTCGGTAGATAACTGCCTTTATAACGTAGTATATTATGCTTATACTAACCAATCCCAAAGGTGCTGCGAATGCTAGTGCAATTGCTATTATTGCTGGCTTTGATAACCCTGAAAAATTAATTACCAAAATATGGGTCATCAATTATTATATGAACATTAATTGTGAAATTATTTGActagaaattaaatattttaactaCTAGAATTATTATTAGTTTCGGTAGTACTCCATGCAATTTTTTTATCCTTTCTCCTTTCGAGTCAAAGTAAGATAATTTaatcattaatattaatatatatagatgtaataattttttttaagaattagtatatgttttcatttaaaatttaattaaagtaatacaAAAAATGTTaggtataaataaaataaaaaaaaccacaaatggtaaaaaaaaaaatattcattctTTTTAAAGACAGTCCATCTTGTATGTGACCGTCTCACGGTGATTGACcttaaaacaagaagcccataagttaaaaatttatgtatgggctatttaacccaagtatgaaTCACGGTGAGACtgtttcatacaagaatttatgttTTGAAGATTATGGGGTAGGATAAGGGAAGGAACACAACAtgtgaaattaaatttataatcttatcTGAGAAAATTAGATTTTGCTCAAACCGAGACAATTCTAAATTCTCAAATTGTCATCCTTTAAAATTAAGCAAATATAGAAATTATTATTCTTTGATTAAACGAAGAAACTTACCATTGCGAGGAAGATTGAAACATTCCACATCCAAATTTCCACCATAGTTCTTGAACCCACATCTCCCATTTTTCATGTAACACTTCCAACATTCATAAGGTTGTGACCAAGTGAGCTTTATATCACCCCTTAAATTTAAGGGAAAGTCCTTTAAATCATAGGACCCTGTAGGAACTTTAATATGCCCTAATTTACTACACAAAGAAGAATTACCCTTAACAATTTTATCCAAAGGACTAGCAAAGACCCCAtaatttttaccacttaaacacCCAATTATCTCAACACTTAGATAATCAAAAGaactaaaaaaatcattagagcaATTAAATAGCCAATAATCTTGCTCTAAAACAGGATTAAATAAAGATTTACCAACAAAACTTGATCCATTAAGTGAAAG
Protein-coding sequences here:
- the LOC130805108 gene encoding putative RING-H2 finger protein ATL21B; protein product: MQILLKLKIILYFLIFSFLTPTNCGYANSRTPDYCLPQVCSYNEPISRYVQFPFMITNDSMPSFCGYPGFDLLCNNHDKLLINLPKLGVFSVEEINYIKQELWLNDPNNCLPRKLLSLNGSSFVGKSLFNPVLEQDYWLFNCSNDFFSSFDYLSVEIIGCLSGKNYGVFASPLDKIVKGNSSLCSKLGHIKVPTGSYDLKDFPLNLRGDIKLTWSQPYECWKCYMKNGRCGFKNYGGNLDVECFNLPRNGLSKPAIIAIALAFAAPLGLVSISIIYYVIKAVIYRRSHGSGVTPAIALQDNTHTQLQSVIVHGLDRSIIESYPKVVVGSSRRLPKPDDLHCPICLGEYLPKESLRTIPSCSHCFHAECIDEWLQLNASCPVCRNSPLRISQNNDV